AATCCCTGCCATGCTTAGCACACGGGATGAGGTTCAGCAGAACTGCTACCTTTAgccaatcatttaaaaatgaggCAGCTCAATTTTAAATTAGACTAAACCTTTATCAATGGTGGAGTGTATCAGCATGCAGTACCCAGTATATATCAGACCTGCTCTGAGCCGTTCAGGATAATTTCTGAATTAACCAAATTACCTAGGAATGTCGGAGCCCCCGGGGGTCTATAAAGTACTGTAATCAGCCTTTTGAGTAACCACCATGTGTACATTTCTAATTGTAGAATGGAAACTCCCCCCAGGTTGGTAAACCTCCCAGAAAATCCACCCAAAACACTGGAGGCATGAGCTCAGGGGTCCAGCAACTCAACAACAGCATGAACTTATTTTGCTTGTTTGCAATGAGTTCTTATGTTTCTCGATATGGGCTTTCATTAAACACTGTGGGAAAGCACATTGATCTGCCTACGCCAATCCGAAGATTATCGCTGTAGAGgcgctgttttctttttgccgCTGATTTACAAATCATCTCCCCCGTGTAGCTGGTGTGTTTGCGTGGTTACAAATCAGCGATGAGTTTCTGGGCGGATACTGTCAACGTTCACGCCGTGACGTACATTGGCTGACGgtaggagaaaaagaaaaacgtgaaCTGCCGAAAGAAGCTTGAACCGAAGCTCGTTTGCCTGCCTGTGTATTGAATTCACGACAAAAGGCGAGGTCATTTACCCAGATGAGCACGAATACCTTTGAAATGCTTTAATTTCACTACCAAAGATGGTAGCTAACCTTGAGTCAACTCGGGAATTGATTCAGCTCGCTAAACTCAACTACGGAGAAGAATGCCTCTGCTGGTACGCTAGCTAGCTTGCGTTAGCTTTCAGGATGGGCAACTGAACGCTAACCGAACaggcaaaatataaatatacaatgaCTGAATCTTGAGAGCACTGTCTCTCGAAAACGCGTCGGGAAAAGAGAGTTTCGCGTGTGCCTTTAGCTACCTCCGAACCGTGTGGATACTGTTTACAGGATGAAGAACTGCGAGTACCAGCAGATTGACCCGCGGGCGCTGTCGGTGTCGCCGTCGTCGGCACAGAATCACACCGAGAAGAAAGAGCAGCGCCCGCGGAGGAAATGGGAAGTGTTCCCTGGGAAGAACCGGTTTTTCTGCGATGGACGGATCATCCTGGCCAGACAGAGCGGTGTCCTTCCTCTGACACTGGGCCTTATTGTTGTCACTTGTGGCCTTTTCTTTGCATTCGAGTAAGTAACTAGAAATGTCTGGTTGAAACATGAAATGTCCTTACTAACGTGGATGTGGAGGGTGCGCCTGCATtattattagatttatttttaatcggTGTATTGTGACTATACTGGTGGAGTGAAGTCGATTTCGAATGAAAATAGCtcatccttttcttttacagttgCCCATTCCTGGTGGAGCATCTGACCGTTTTCATACCTGTGATTGGTGCGgtgctctttgtgtttgtggtcATCTCTTTGCTGAGAACCAGCTTTACAGACCCAGGCATCCTACCCAGGGCCACCCCAGATGAAGCTGCAGACATAGAAAAGCAGATAGGTAAGACACACGCCGGAATTGTGTCCTCACTGTGGGACAGATGGGGTAAAGGCGCTTTGCCATATGGGGGATCTCTGAGGGACGTGTTTGTCTTTGAAGTGCAAACCAACACCTAAGCAGCTTACCCAACTATCACGGTTGAAGAGCACAGAAGCCAGACATGgctttatttgtatttatgtgtctCATATTACAACATTTGATTGCTTCTTGGGTGATCTGTTTAGATCAAATGTCTGAGTCATAGCGAGTCTCTCTACTCGTACTTCTCTATTTAAAGATACCTCAGGATCCTCTACATATCGCCCCCCTCCGCGAACAAAGGAGATCCTCATCAACCAGCAGGTGGTAAAGCTCAAGTACTGCTTTACTTGTAAAATGTTCCGCCCACCTCGGACCTCCCACTGCAGCCTGTGCGACAACTGTGTAGGTAAGGATGTGTTGTGAAGTTACCGCTTATTCCAACTGCTCTACTTAAACTCAACAACTTAATTCCATTGCCAGGAGGAACGTGCTGTACTGTTCACCTGGTGAAACGTAGTAATACCAAACGGACAGATCTACAAAACAATGCTTGGACTGAGACCTCTCGTCAGTTGACTGTCTTGAGAACCCTTACCACAGTTGAAATTCAAATAGCATTAAATGTATGACCTGAGCACCTATTTTCAATGTGAGCTCTATTGAGAAAAGATTGAAAATCACCTTTGTATCGGTGTGTGCAGGGCTTTTATAGTTTTCTATAAAGTGAGTGGTTGTAACAGCATTAGGTCATTCTATTGGCAGGGTAGAGCAAGTAGTTTGTGACTGCAGTGTCTTTGTTGCCAGACTGAAAGGTCTGTCCTGCTAACTGTTAAGCAAAATCTTCATATGTTGTATATAATTCTAGGGTGGGAGTGACTGTGTTTCTCAGGTAGTAGTGAGATATTACTTTCAACTTATGCTTTTCAACTTTTATACAAAgtataaaggaaaacaaacatgagTACATCCAAATAGTGGAATTATTGCTTTGTATAAGCACTGTACACTCAGTGGCAACTTTAACAGGGCAGCCCTTTACAAACTGATGGAATCCATTACAACACCAACAGCTCAACGACTAAATTCTAGCTTTACAATGTTTGTAATGTCCagttttttcagaaatatgtagattcaattatatttttattattgaggtcgtaggtggtgttgtactggactatATCAAATTCAGAGGAAGGAAGAGTATCAGATACACCTCTCAGTGTAACACAGTTCAGCACAACACCACCTCTATAACACTGATGCTTAAAGATATaattgaatcaacacctctatGATAGTGTCCACAAAAACTGCGTATTATGGTCATATTATAAGTAGACTCTATGTATAGAACAGTTATATTGGATTGCATTAAATTGTACAGGTGTATGTAATTAAGTGGTCTTGTGCGAGAGCCAATAACGAGCAATTATGCTTGATCCAACTCAGatacaaataatttaatatacGTTACAATGTGTTAGATATTGAGCCTTGTTGGTGTTACACCTTACAACTACTATAAAAACTTGCCTCTAATCTCTAGTATGTATGCTGTTTTTTCACCCTCAGAACGATTTGATCACCACTGCCCATGGGTGGGGAACTGTGTGGGCAAACGTAATTACCGCTTCTTCTACAGCTTCATCATCTCCCTGTCGTTTCTGACATCTTTCATATTTGGCTGTGTCATAACACACATTACTCTGCGTAAGGATTCTCACTctgcaaaaagacacaaaaatcaaTCTAGCTGTTTGATGTTCATGTTATCAAGAATCACTTTTAAGTTTTTTCCggatgttgttttttctctccaggtTCTCAAGCAGGTAAAAGCCTTGTACAGGCCATTCAAGAGAGCCCTGCCAGATATCCTTTGTACATACCACATTTCACATTGGCCTGGTTATGAGACGGATGAGATCTTTTCTGAACTTGTTCCCCTTTTCACCCAAGAAATGACACAAGTTACACTGTTGACAAGGCATTTCCCACTTCCTCCTCAGCTTAAGTCCACGCTTGATAGGATCAGAGAGTTAGCGTCCCGTAAGGCAGTGCTTTTAGGCAGATGGCTTTCCAGTGGTAGGTTTGCTGCCTCATGGCCTTGTGAGATGATGTCATTGGCTAGGCAAATATACTTCGTGACTGCATAGCGGTTTGATTTGTTATTCACAGGGTGTGGGTTAATTTCCTCATGGTACACATGTTAAGCATGACATTATGTCTTCTTGTTGGAGTACTTATGAGTTATCTCATAGAGCAGATGAtctgaatagattttttttttttttagaaactaaTTGCaccattttcatattaaaattgAAAACTTGTGAATTTGTGAGTCTTTTGTGACTATTAAGCATTAAGGGTCATAATGGCATTTTTAGCCAATTTACAAGTGACTTAATTTGTAacatgttcactgtgatggattttaTAGATCTCAAACAAgctaaaacaaatataaaccgACGAGTTTCTGACTGAAAGGCAGGAATAGAGATAAATGATTCTAAGTAGCAACAGTATGATGGATGGAGTGGcccttttgtttacatctgGATTACAATATTACAGTGGTAGAATGTAACATACATTAACTCAAGTGTTGCCCTTGAATACAGTTTGTACATCTAATGTACATCTAATATTCTGATATTAAAAAATGGTTATTCAAATTGTGAAGCGTTCATATTATGAGCACCTATGTGTTATGTGAAGTTTGTGGACATAcaaatatttgcaaataattATTCTATGCTATGTCTAAATAAATGAGTTATGATTACATAACTACCTCTATTAAGTCATGACATAGAGGCATAAGTTAGCTGAAGTATCTCTTACAGATAGTGAACCGACAAAAGCACCCCACAACAGGGGAATAGATGGTTAGTTCTCTTGGTGAATTTAAATTCACTGTGTAATGTTGACAGGAAAACAACTTAAACACATAATCAGCCTTGTCATAGATGTTAATCATGTTACTTTAATTGCCACGTATATTTATTAATCACTGATAATGGTTATGTTATCAtgccttgacttttcctctcttACTGTGGTGGAGTTGGTGATTTGTTTCTTCTCCATCTGGTCTATACTGGGCCTCTCAGGCTTCCATACATACTTAGTAGCCTCCAACCTCACAACAAATGAAGATGTAAGTATTCATATACGATACGTTTCAGTTCATGATTGTTAAAATAGACTTTATCCACCAACTGACAGCatactttctttctttgcttggCAGATAAAGGGCTCTTGGTCAAGTAAAAGGGGTGCAGAGGAGTCTGGGAACCCATACAGTTACAACAGCATTATAACCAACTGCTGTGTGATGTTATGTGGCCCCATGCCCCCGAGGTGAGGAGATTAGATCAGTTATCCTTATCATCCCcactcacatttttcttttatttcttctgaaGTTCACCCTTTCTCTCGCTCTTCACATTAACAGCTCAGGGTCTACAAACATTTCTTCTGTTCATTGTCAGTGAAAACTTTTGTGAACATTTCCTTGATGTAAGGTTACAGTACAGGTACAGTCCACGTTTAAGTGCATCATAGCAAAATCTTCTGTTCTCTAGTCTGATTGACAGAAGAGGTTTCCTGCCTCCTGACGAGGCGATCCCAGCTGCTTCTGCTTCGGAGATAGAGCTGCCACTCTTTGCGGCCAAGAATGACGCACACATGGTAGGATGAACCAGCTTGTGGTCCTTCCCAAGTCCTGACTGTCCCATAGCTCCTTTGTTGTAATTAGCCTGCCCCCTGTGTGCCTTCTCCACAATCTCTGTTTCCACTCCTTCATCCTTCAGACTTCCAGATTCAGCACCTCAAGTAGAGTTGCTGACATGCAATACTTTGAATCTGTGTTATGAAAGCTGAaaatttgacatgttttgtctataaaaacagaaagaaaagagcgTGGATTTGTAATAGTGACTGGCCTGTTAAGCACTCTATGTTTGCATTTGAACAACATTATTAGGGCTCAGCTTAGGACGGCTTGAAACTCAAATACGATGAAGCCAGGTATTCACAGTAGAAATGATTGAGGTAGCTAATTAGAGCTGGTATTAGAGCCACTGAGGTGTTCATTCATCACCATGCAACATGCCGAAGTAATAATGCTGTGTCATTTGTTCTTTTAGCCTTAGAACAAAATGTCTTGGAAGTCACTTGTAACACTGTTTGGCATCACTGAGCAGTTAAAATAGCAAGAAAGTGGGCAGAGTTTTAAGAGCAAAATATTTAACCATTTGTTTAGCTCATTGTTACCCTGTCAGACCTCTATAGCTAtgttatggtcattttgtgcaGTGGGACAGTAAACAGGTTAATTGTTGCACCTTTTTGATATTTGacttgtgtttatgtttcttaCACTTCTAGTAATACCTGTTGCTGTATCTACCTCCTTGTTATTCTACTGCTGAGTTCACTTGTATGTTGTGGTGAAAGTGTATGCACACAAAGACTTTACTAAAATACTGCTTTTTATTTGGACATGCAAATGGTATTAGATCATATTTTGTATTGGAATTATCAGCACCATATCACAGATCATTTGTCACATGCCTTGAAAAGATTTGTCCCAATATTGTCAACATATCATATGTCTTGGGTATATTATTAGCTTTCTAAAATCTACTTCTATTTTTACGTATCTTTTATTTACCTATGAAGCATAACAAGTGTTCTTTTATGtgttaaataaacattatttttgtattttgggaATATTGGTCTCTGTTTTAAGTTTACTTTGCCTCTTCAATTTATCAAGTCTTCATGTGCCTGACTGCAGGTTTTAAGATGTTTGGAAAAAGTTGGATTTTACGAGgttctcttttatttcactAGGTATAAGTTCGTGAACAgttggatttatttattatgaacaATTGTGTTGTATGCCTGTAACTTAATTGCCGGATGAAAGATTTGACGCTCAGTGTTGTACTGTATCCATTCCACCCTGCTAGGAGGAGAGCTGTCAGGATTTTGCTTTGTCCTGCACAGCCTGAAGGGCACTTCTGCATGTAGACGGTTGATGGTAAGAGTAGGGTTTGAACGTTAAACCAATCGCAACATCTCTTCACTTGCCATTCACTGTGTCGTCTTTCATATTGTAATTGCACTTTAGGTTTTGAGTTGCTGTCATCACATCAGATATTTCTCTCTCGCTGTTTTAGCAGCTCCCGCAGTAGGGGCAGATTTTGTGATTGGTTTGAAGTGTTGCTGTGGATGGGTGCACTGTCTTACTTGAATGGGAATGCTTCACTACCATTCATTCGTCCTCTCATTAATAATGCTCACTCACTCAGTACTGGATGGAGCTCGTGTTTGAAGGCTgatgatttttctctttgtcttctctgtcgttagattacatgttttttctcatttgtctgGGGCTTTGTTGTGCATGTATGGTAATACGAACAAATACAAGTCTGCATAAACTGTACCTCACTTTCTACTCTGATCAAAGCCAGAAGAACCATAGGAAGAAGCAGTGTCTCCACACACATCTAAATCTTTCTTTACCCTTGCTAAATATAGTTGCCTTCTGTTTGCATTGTCTGCATCTAACTCACTTCCTCCATGCTTCTTCATCTGAATCTTTAGACAGCGATGTCATTAGTGCAATCATTGCTTTCTTTGTGCTTGATGAGTTCCAACTAATCCTTTTAATCACAGTGCAGAATTTTCTATACATCTCTGTCTTACTGCGTTGTCATTGCAGCTTGGCCTTTCGTAACATTAACTCATGATGTGgcccattttttttccctttttcttgacttctctgttttctcctctgcaCACAGTGCACTCAGAGCACCAAGGATGTGCTGGAGAGGATGGTCCACTCCTCTGACTTTCATGGCCTGTGCCCCCCTGGCACCCCAAAGACCACCCCTGCTGGCCTGGAGGTTTCCAGCATGCCAGCACCTTCCACAGAGTCGTCTCCCTCCACTGGCTGCTCACAACAGCATGCTCGCCATCCCTTGACCGCTCCTTGCCCACTGTTCAGCAGAAGCAGCAAGAGGGACTCGCTGCACTCCATCAACCCAGCTTTCCGCCTGGCTTCTCCCTCACCGTCGCTGAGCCGTGCCAGCTTGATTCTGGGCGATGCACCCGACATTGGCTTTATCCCACTACCATGAGTGTGCACCCATAGGAGAACAGAAGGAGTTAGAGTGGACTTATTCCACTGCTGTGTATCACTGGCAATGATTTTGGCTACAAAGAGACTTTTTCACACTGGTGGTCATGATGTGTGTTGTCATTTGGTTTCTCAAGATGTCATTCTGGTGAGTTGATTAAGCATTACCTGGAGGGTTCTTATGTTCTGTGAGTTATATCAACAACatcttactgtatgtgtccttCAGGAAGGAGGTAAATCTTAGTAACACTTGGAAGCACAATAtagagatatttttttaaacaccttttTATTAAGACACCTAGAACATGCCTCCACACCTTCCACAGAACCTTAAGCCATACAtcacagctgcagtgtttgAGTTCCTGTTAATATCTTATGCAAACAGGTCTTAAAATCTGGGAATACTTACAGTTTGACTGTGGATGCAAGACGTACAGAAACAAAAGATTTACTGAACTGGCATGCTCTGGATAGCAAGCC
This sequence is a window from Xiphias gladius isolate SHS-SW01 ecotype Sanya breed wild chromosome 22, ASM1685928v1, whole genome shotgun sequence. Protein-coding genes within it:
- the zdhhc18a gene encoding palmitoyltransferase ZDHHC18a isoform X2 → MVANLESTRELIQLAKLNYGEECLCWMKNCEYQQIDPRALSVSPSSAQNHTEKKEQRPRRKWEVFPGKNRFFCDGRIILARQSGVLPLTLGLIVVTCGLFFAFDCPFLVEHLTVFIPVIGAVLFVFVVISLLRTSFTDPGILPRATPDEAADIEKQIDTSGSSTYRPPPRTKEILINQQVVKLKYCFTCKMFRPPRTSHCSLCDNCVERFDHHCPWVGNCVGKRNYRFFYSFIISLSFLTSFIFGCVITHITLRSQAGKSLVQAIQESPASVVELVICFFSIWSILGLSGFHTYLVASNLTTNEDIKGSWSSKRGAEESGNPYSYNSIITNCCVMLCGPMPPSLIDRRGFLPPDEAIPAASASEIELPLFAAKNDAHMEESCQDFALSCTA
- the zdhhc18a gene encoding palmitoyltransferase ZDHHC18a isoform X1 yields the protein MVANLESTRELIQLAKLNYGEECLCWMKNCEYQQIDPRALSVSPSSAQNHTEKKEQRPRRKWEVFPGKNRFFCDGRIILARQSGVLPLTLGLIVVTCGLFFAFDCPFLVEHLTVFIPVIGAVLFVFVVISLLRTSFTDPGILPRATPDEAADIEKQIDTSGSSTYRPPPRTKEILINQQVVKLKYCFTCKMFRPPRTSHCSLCDNCVERFDHHCPWVGNCVGKRNYRFFYSFIISLSFLTSFIFGCVITHITLRSQAGKSLVQAIQESPASVVELVICFFSIWSILGLSGFHTYLVASNLTTNEDIKGSWSSKRGAEESGNPYSYNSIITNCCVMLCGPMPPSLIDRRGFLPPDEAIPAASASEIELPLFAAKNDAHMCTQSTKDVLERMVHSSDFHGLCPPGTPKTTPAGLEVSSMPAPSTESSPSTGCSQQHARHPLTAPCPLFSRSSKRDSLHSINPAFRLASPSPSLSRASLILGDAPDIGFIPLP